A genome region from Nitrososphaerota archaeon includes the following:
- a CDS encoding galactose-1-phosphate uridylyltransferase, which translates to MVEIRKDYFRDSLCIVSDEDLERGYLEAGGGEEVCPYCAGNEHLTQPAELVLVQYQGSLVKKSDTEEERIKNWSIRVIPSRKPFVSISQQSRFTDLPLYSEPAFGYHYEVVATPDHQETLSTISVNQWSNLLRVIQDRMKWLYGKKGVTYVSVFAERAKGHARFNLVTLPKLPPIVEQEATAFHNTYRETAVCPMCNVVSIETGGPRQIYLNEHYIVFAPWAPSSLYEFWVFPRRHQTSFLKVGQKELDNLALTIRAALGAFDKAFNFTPYTIVLHSSSEKKTSKQLHWHLEVHANAPPANSLHVGTGIYFNPLPPEKVASKLSFAFKREFAALVGVS; encoded by the coding sequence ATGGTTGAGATCAGAAAGGACTATTTTAGAGATTCGCTTTGTATAGTGAGCGATGAAGATCTTGAGCGCGGTTACCTAGAGGCTGGCGGAGGCGAGGAGGTTTGCCCCTACTGTGCGGGTAATGAGCACCTAACTCAACCAGCCGAATTGGTCTTAGTGCAGTATCAAGGCTCGCTGGTTAAGAAAAGCGATACTGAAGAGGAGAGAATTAAGAACTGGTCCATCAGAGTTATTCCTAGTAGGAAACCATTTGTTAGCATATCTCAGCAGTCAAGATTTACTGATCTCCCTCTTTATAGCGAGCCTGCATTCGGCTACCATTATGAAGTAGTGGCGACACCAGACCACCAAGAAACTTTATCAACCATAAGCGTAAATCAGTGGTCTAATCTTCTCAGAGTCATTCAAGACCGTATGAAGTGGTTATATGGTAAGAAAGGTGTAACATATGTTTCTGTTTTCGCAGAGCGAGCAAAGGGGCACGCTAGATTCAATTTGGTTACACTCCCTAAGCTCCCGCCCATAGTGGAGCAAGAAGCCACCGCCTTCCATAACACTTATCGAGAAACGGCTGTATGCCCGATGTGTAACGTTGTATCTATTGAAACAGGCGGCCCAAGGCAGATATACCTAAACGAGCATTATATCGTCTTCGCTCCTTGGGCTCCATCATCCTTATACGAATTCTGGGTCTTCCCTAGGAGGCATCAGACCAGTTTCCTAAAAGTTGGGCAGAAGGAGCTTGATAACCTCGCCCTCACTATCCGAGCGGCATTAGGTGCGTTTGATAAGGCTTTTAACTTCACACCCTATACCATCGTGTTACACTCATCCTCAGAGAAGAAGACATCTAAGCAGCTACACTGGCACCTCGAGGTGCATGCGAACGCTCCACCAGCGAACTCGCTTCACGTGGGCACGGGCATATATTTCAACCCTCTTCCACCGGAGAAGGTAGCTAGCAAGCTCAGCTTCGCATTTAAAAGAGAGTTCGCTGCGCTCGTAGGTGTCTCCTAG
- a CDS encoding 4Fe-4S binding protein encodes MVKPIAILNAVKSGLRHLFYSRVTRRYPEVESGLPETYYSFDPKKGVAAAGWRGRHYLELDKCTGCQLCSFMCDEISNAIVMVEVPEVKFEQNKKSLFPSIDYGRCVFCGLCVDSCPFECLHMTPEIRLADYDRNKLYYSPLELSIPPSVGKPSYLVGKRREAAKT; translated from the coding sequence ATGGTAAAACCGATAGCGATACTTAACGCGGTTAAAAGCGGGTTACGCCACCTATTTTATAGTCGTGTTACAAGAAGGTACCCTGAAGTCGAAAGCGGCCTACCTGAAACCTACTACTCCTTTGACCCAAAGAAGGGTGTCGCAGCCGCCGGCTGGAGAGGGCGCCACTACCTTGAGTTAGATAAGTGCACTGGCTGCCAGCTATGCTCATTTATGTGCGATGAAATAAGTAACGCGATTGTGATGGTAGAAGTGCCTGAAGTAAAGTTTGAGCAGAACAAAAAGAGTCTCTTCCCATCTATAGATTATGGGAGATGCGTGTTCTGCGGGTTATGTGTCGATTCTTGCCCCTTCGAGTGCCTACATATGACTCCTGAGATTAGGTTGGCAGACTATGATAGGAACAAGCTTTACTACTCCCCGCTTGAGTTGAGCATACCACCCTCTGTGGGTAAGCCGTCATATCTAGTTGGGAAGCGAAGGGAGGCAGCGAAAACTTGA
- a CDS encoding NADH-quinone oxidoreductase subunit B, whose protein sequence is MQSRAEGPQSAAVLVGKVNEVVKPKSAIRRVMDYLIGEPLTYLVNWGRLYSLWPTHVETACCSVEIGASAGPRWDMERFGVLEAFGSLRQCDLMIVMGTVTRKLAPRLKLIWDQMPDPKFCIAMGACAISGGLYEQSYNVLQGVNKIIPVDVYIPGCPPPAQAVIDGIVKLQEKIRCMDLKGRVISESYLRLSPKWRMR, encoded by the coding sequence ATGCAGAGCAGAGCGGAAGGACCTCAGTCTGCGGCCGTGCTGGTGGGTAAGGTTAATGAAGTGGTCAAGCCTAAAAGTGCAATAAGAAGGGTTATGGACTACCTTATAGGCGAGCCGCTAACCTATCTTGTTAACTGGGGTAGACTCTACTCTCTTTGGCCGACTCACGTTGAAACAGCGTGCTGCAGCGTTGAGATAGGGGCCTCGGCTGGTCCAAGGTGGGATATGGAGCGTTTTGGCGTATTGGAAGCCTTTGGGAGCCTTAGGCAGTGCGACCTTATGATAGTTATGGGTACGGTGACCAGAAAGCTAGCACCTAGGTTAAAGCTGATTTGGGATCAGATGCCCGATCCAAAGTTTTGTATAGCCATGGGTGCTTGCGCAATATCTGGAGGGCTCTATGAGCAGTCTTATAATGTGCTCCAAGGGGTTAACAAAATCATCCCGGTCGATGTATACATACCAGGGTGCCCTCCACCAGCCCAAGCAGTTATAGATGGTATCGTGAAGCTTCAGGAGAAGATTCGTTGTATGGATCTTAAAGGGAGGGTCATATCCGAATCTTATCTTCGCCTCTCACCTAAGTGGAGGATGAGATAA